The genomic interval CCTAGCTCCTCCATTTTCTGTACCAGTGATTTTTGAACAGTGAAGTTATTTGTGCCTTACCTGAGAAACTTAAGTGTTTACGGATGGGAGGGAGattctggagagatggatcaacaGTTAACTGCATGAcctggtttaattcccagcacccacagggcagttcACACCGTGgtgtgtaactctagttccaggggatctgacactgtcttctgccCTCCCACATAaggtacatagacacacaggcagacaaaacactcatacacatagaatagtaaaatattttaagtttgcCCCATCAAATGGAGTGGaaggaatacttttttttttttttttttttttttggttttttcgagacagggtttctctgtgtagccctggctgtctggctgtcctggaactcactctgtagaccaggctcgcttcgaactcagaaatacacctgcctctgcctcccaagtgctgggattaaaggcgtgcgccaccaccgcccagcaggaaTACTGTTTCTTATTACTGTTCTTTCAATTATATTTATTCCAGAGAGAGGGCAACCTGTGAGCATTCTATGCAGATCCCAGGGTTTGGAAGCACATggtcaagtgcctttacctggtgAGATGGCACACCAGGACCATACATACATTTAGGGGGCTGGTgcaaagacacttgccaccaagaccacctacctgggtttgattcttcaGACTGACGTTAGACAATTCTTGCAAGCTGAACTCTACACATGCCATGATATTCagcgcatgcacgcacacacatacactgacttTAAAAACATGCTTAGGGCCCTGGAGAGACTGCTTACTGATTCTTCACTGCCTGttctttccagaggacccaggttcgagtTCCAAATCCACACAGAAGCTgccaaacacctgtaactccagttccagaggatccaacactctcttccaccctctgcagtcaccaaacacgtatgtggtgcacagatacgTAGGCAAGTGCTCACACtgtaaataattttctaaataaagtggtatacacctgtaatcccagtaccttgaggctgaggcagatttttgagtttagGTTGAGCTACctaacaagttctaggccagcctggactaaagcaagactgtctcaagaacaaaTCAACCTGTTAGTGTTTAACCAAGTCTGACTTGTAGACCAGTTACTTCCTGCATGAAAACATCATCTGTGGAACTGTGGCAGACTCCCTGAACACTCAGCTTTCCTGCCTCCCACAGGCCAAGGCCAGGCAGGGTTTCATACACTTCCCTTGGTTTACTTCAGAGGTAGGTAACAAATGTGCAGGGCTGTGCGCTCAAGGGTGGCTCTCATCCTAACCTCTGTCTGGGCCTGCCGCCTTGCTGGCAGGGCATTGCTCTCCTCTTTTGCAAATGTGTGGATGGGGATTAGAACACTGAGGGGACATCCTGTTTCACCTtccaattccttttcttttttttggtttttcaagacagggtttctctgtgtagcccaggctatcctggaactcactctgtagaccaggctggcctcgaactcagaaatccgcctgcctctgcctcccaagtgctgggattaaaggcgtgtgccaccaccgcccggctatccAATTCCCAATTTAGGCTAGCTCCACCATTACCTGACCCTGATACAGAGGCAGCTGTGAGCAGAGCTTAGAGCAGACACAGATTATGATATAGGGGCTAAGGCAGAGCTTGGTGGTAGAACACTTTCCTACCTTGTGGAAACCTCTGCAATGTGAATGATGGGATGTATGTTAAGCTGAGCTCTCCCTCCTCCAACACTTTCCCAGTACTAAAGGTAGTCTCAGAGCACATTAGCTTCTCTGTACCTAAGCTCCCTCACCAAGATAGAAACAATGGTAGTAATTATCTCATAAATTAACACAGGTTCTTAGACAGTGCCTGGGATGTCAAGTCCTTAGTACACacattaagaaaaacagaaatagaatctCAGCCTAGTCCTGCACAGGTGTGAAGACCGGCTGTATGGTAGGTGAGGCAGCTGCAAGGGTTCAAGCTCTACCATAGGAAGAAGTTCCAAGCAAGTTTGCCCTCCGGGTGTGTGGCAGGCCCTCCTACGACAGGAGGTCTGATCTGGAGGCAGCATGAACAAGCTTGTTTCCTGGATGTGGGGGCTGATGTGTCAGGTTTTGCTGACTATACATGGTAGAGATGACACAGCCTCCCCTTCCGGGCAGGCCCTCCATTCTCTCTGACTCATCCCAGTTCCAGAGAAGGCAGTAACAGGGAAAGACCAACACCACGAAGGGTCCCTGGCAGACATATGCTTCACAATTGACCAACATAGAAAAATTTATTGTTCAAAAATCCTTCTCTTTAACCAATAGCAGAAAGCAGCCCATGGGAACAACTTAGAGGCACATTCGgtcatttttctgtgtgtggttaTAGAGGGGGCTTTGAATGAGGGGAGTAGGGCCTTCTAGGGACCCACACATGATACACTTGGACAAGGATCACAAGCCAAGACAAAGCAAGTTGGGTTAGTCTGGCATGAGGTGGGACCTCAGTGCTTTTTGGCCTTGTGTTCTGGCCCCTCCTGGAAGCTAAGCAACATCAGGCCCACATTGATGGCATAGGTGGTAATGCAAACAATGCAGAAATCATACAGCACAAAGAACAGGATCCAGGCCAGGTACACGGAACCAGCGACAGACACCAGGGAACTCAGGACCAGTAGGATAAAGGCCCAACGTCCCCTCAAGCAACCTGTAAAACAAGAGAGGGTCAGTAATGGTATATCTAGAGCTACCATGCCTGCTCAATGACAGACAGCAGGTGTTTCTGAAGAAAGTACTCTAGGACAGGGTCTGATGGGCCTCATCTGTTCAGTAAGTCTTGGGATCCAGAGTAAATTCTCTTGCTAAACTATCCAAGTTCTCCCATTGGAGTCCTCTCAaaaggaagttcaaggtcaacctggaaTGTCtccaaagccaaaccaaacaaccaccaGCTGAGCACGGTGGTGTACAGTACccgtactcaggaagcagaggcaggaggatctctgcaacttccaggccagactggtctgCATAATGAgcttcaggacaaccagggttatgtagtgagatcttgtttcaaaaagaacaaaacctacCAGGTATGGCACAAAgccatgcctttagtcccagcactcagatggcagaggcagtcggatctctgattttgaggccagcctggtctacagagtgagatccaggacatccagcactacacaaagaaaccctatctcaacacctgcctcagcctcagcctcgacatcccccctcccatcccccaacaaaccaaacaacaaaagcagaaaccaagtcaggtgtggtggtacatgcctttaatctcagcactttctaggcagaagcaggcaaagcagactagtttgaggccagcctggtctgcatagtaacttccaggacagccagggttacacagagaaaccctgtcttggggagaagaaaaaaaaaaaggaagagggagggaaagggggggcaggagagggagaggaaacaccaaaacacaacaaaactaaacaaaaagaagatagaatTTGAGTCTTTGCCATAAAACTGAGATTGTGGGAAATCTTTGAGGGCCCTTCAGCCTCTGGCTACCTAAACTAACTAGGATACTCCTCCTGCTAAGTGTTCTCCTTTCTTGTCTCCTTGTGAGGAGATTGCTCAGTAATTAGCAGCTGGGTGTCAATTGTCTGGGTCACCAAGACATGAGGTGGGGCTGATCTGGATTTCAGAGGACAGGTCATGAAGGGGCAATGCCACTCACCTAACAACAACTGTAGGGTGTAGAACATGCAACCAAATATGCTGTTGGATTGGTTGAGGACGCTGTCCGCTCCTAGAACATGCTCCACCAGCCCAAAGCCCTGGCCCCACCTGGTGGAGGTGAGAACCAGGTGAGTGTGGTCAGCCCAGTGCCGCTTGagcttttttttctagaaaagtgATTAGCAAGAAGCTCCACCCACCAAGAATCCAAAGGTCACTGACCTTCTGGCAAGCCCCCTGCCCCCACTCTTACTGCCTGTCATCACAGACCATCAATAATTtttcaggggctggtgagatggctcagcaaataaaaGTGCGTGTGACCGAGCCTGTCAACTGGATTGAATCCCCGGGACCCACAAagtaggagagaatcaactctcgAAGTtattctctgacatccacatgcagGTAGCGGCATGCGTGTGCCACCTCACAAACAAATGtaagagttaatttttttttccagcttgatTTCGCTTTACGGTGACCACAACTGGAAAATCTATTTGCTTTGGGCCCACAAAGCCACAGAGCTACAGTTCCCTCGCCACCCACTAACATTCGgtcctccaacaaaaccagagTGAGCCACTTTGTCCCTAGCACGGCCAATGCTCCACCACCTCCTCGCGCTTTGTGTCATCCCAATCATTCTCAGTCTCTATATATACTGCCCTGCCTCCTCCAGTCTTCCAATCAGTTATTTACTGGTATCCTCAGAAAGGGTTCAAACACCAGTATCTCTGAGTGGTCCAGCCCGTGTGCACGTCCGATTACCCACCAAAACTCGTGGGACAGTCCACTCTCAAAGTGTCCGTTCTGCGGACACTGCGACCCCAGACTCCAAAATCATCCGGTAACCTGGGCGTCAGGTACACCTGGCCTTCAAGAGCCCCATGCTTTTCATTTCTGCACGCACCGAGAGGAGAAGACGCGGGAACAGCTGATGGCCGTGCCCACGTCGCAGAGCGCGCGGTAATCCTCATCGCGGGCGCGTGCCGCCTTCACGTGTAGTGCGTACAGTGAGAGGGCTAAGCCAGCTAGGCACAGTGCAAGCCGCACGAGTCCAGGGCTCCTCCAGGTGGTGCCCATGTCGACAGTACACCCCAGGACCAGGAGGGACGAACCTGCCACGGGGCAGGGCGGGGCCTGCTGTGGCCACGCCCCTCCGACCGGAAGATTACCTTGCCTCCGCTGGCATTCTCCAATTTAATTGGTTATTCTTAGGCATGACAGCTAGGAATGCTGGGCTAGTAAACAGGATTAAGGAATTTGGGTAATCATTGATACCGCAGCTGCAGGGCATGATGGGAATTGTAGTTGGAGAGGCTGCAAGACATTAAGGGAAATTTGAGTATGTAGCGTTGTAAAGCTACTATTAACATAAgggtaacacacacacagtagctatcttcagacacacgagGGTATTGGGTCCGgttagacggttgtgagccaccgtgtgtggttgctgggaattgaactcaggatctctggaagagctgtcggtgcttttaactgctaaaccatctccccAAGGCCTGTTCTATGCCTCTGGCATGTCTAGAACCTACAGATCAATGGACTAATAGAATCCAGCGAAAGCAGAGATGAGATTCAGGAAGCATTTCCCCGGAAgttatttcagatgccatttgtCTATaaccaccactgctgattcgtgtCTGCTGTCCTGACTCTGTTGAACCGGGCAGCTGGTGTATCCATGATTTGCCAGTGTATTGAGCCGCCACTCCTGACCtgagaactgaactgctgatttcctgacaacccAGATGGGATCTGTTccaaagaaacatttctaaataggcccacttcccctgtatcctttctcttccactacctctgctgagAGACCGGGCTACAGGGGAGttaagttaaagcatttaaaaactctcattaaaagtaggttttgaaaaaattaaagttacagagtTACAGAAGGCAGCAAATctcataaaagagatttattttaggGTCCAGGGTGTGGAGGGAATCCAAAGTCGGTTACTCCCAGCCAAGGACAGCAGCACATTGGGCAGAAGGCAGAGCTCATACAGGATTTCTTAGGAGGTAGAGCTTTTCAGGCCAGAGATTTCCAGAATAAGGATTGTTGGGATTTCCAGTCCTGAGCTTGGAGAGCTCAGgtactggggtgtgtgtgtgtgtgtgtgtgtgtgtgtgtgtgtgtaactcaggGATTGGTAGGTTTTCCTGCTCATGGATTGGTGGGGTTTTTTCCACCCCTTTTTCTCTGTATCTGGCCCATCAGTTAGGACAGGAAAAACTTCTGGTCCGCAAGTGGCTTTGGCTTGTTGAGATCCTGCACTCTCGCTCAACACTTTggctcaacgcttttggggctaagtgctctggtcaagagagagagagtggggctcttggggcaggtgacgcaaagaatggagacaagacagggtgtgatcaagtctcttttttatcaagtctcttttattgaagggaattctgaggtatttatatacacaagcaggagaacacaggtgaaaacactttaccacgtgcaccatacagctgaggtcactaaacagcaaaacaagctatgtgggataaacaatatatttatcagagtgtgcttcagctgttataggattttgacaaccaagtctttcatcagggtatatagttccagatggctgtaaagttgatctagccgctttctactaaagtcggctcccaacattggCTGAGGTACCATCACTGCGGGGCTGcttggggaggctggagagatgctgccGCTGTGGGCAGCTCCTGTGGTGATACCTCATGACTGCTACAGGCAGAGGCGGGAAAGGAGGGACTACTGTTTGACAGATGCCTTGGCAACTCCTGAGGCAGTACCTTATGGCACCACAGGTTGTAGTGGGAACAACATGCCACATTGTCAGCTCCTTCTGAGAACTGTTCAGGGTCTACAGGTTCAGCATCGGTTTCCAAAGACGCCTCGAACCTGTGACTACTTTGGGCTGTATGGCAAGCGAGAGTTAATGTTGCATAGAATTAAAGCGGGTAAcctgctgtttcttctttttgtgtgtgtcataagactgttattattgtttttaggATTAGCATCCAGAGTAATGGGTTTTATCATGGCGTCTCTGTACATATGTGCTTCATTCTTTTCATCCCTTCTtgcttctccccttccttctcataCCTCCCAGCTAGTTCCCTTCTTCCCCCAGTTAGTTCCTTTCATGCTTTCCTCTGTATTTAAATACGCCCTCTGTATTTCCCATCTCTCTTTAAgatctcttctctccccccacccctttttttagATGGGATctatatagctctgactgtcctaaaATTCTCACATAGACTAGCCTGgcctaaactcacagagatctgcctgcctctgcttccagagtgctgagattaaagatatgcaccactaTGTCAGCTAAGATCTTTTGCTTCTTAAGATTTCATCtccagcccagcagtggtggcacacgcctttaatcccagcacttgggaggcagaggcaggcagatttctgagttcgaggccagcctggtctacaaagtgagttccaggacagccagagctatacagagaaaccctgtcaaaaaaaaaaaagatttcattttcaGTTGTGACCTACAAAGGAAACagcagaaatgaataaatacatgcagGATAAACTAAGCACAATGGCTGTCTTACTCGGGGTTTTTATtaatgtgaagagacaccatgatgcATGATGgcaaatcttttgtttgtttgtttgttttgtttttcaagacagggtttctctgtgtagccctggctgtcctggctgttACAGTCAGATAATGACTACAGCTGATCTGGTTGAAGGCTGAAGCAGCAGAGATAGTctagaacctctctctctctctctctctctctctctctctctctctctctctctctctctctctctgtgtgtgtgtgtgtgtgtgtgtgtgtgctcatctaTCCATGTCTTCTGTTTGTATAGATAGTTGGGTGTTAgcacttctctctgtgtgtgtgtgtgtgtgtgtgtgtgtgtgtgctcatctaTCCATGTCTTCTGTTTGTATAGATAGTTGGGTGTTAgcacttctctctgtgtgtgtgt from Arvicanthis niloticus isolate mArvNil1 chromosome 1, mArvNil1.pat.X, whole genome shotgun sequence carries:
- the Vkorc1 gene encoding vitamin K epoxide reductase complex subunit 1 yields the protein MGTTWRSPGLVRLALCLAGLALSLYALHVKAARARDEDYRALCDVGTAISCSRVFSSRWGQGFGLVEHVLGADSVLNQSNSIFGCMFYTLQLLLGCLRGRWAFILLVLSSLVSVAGSVYLAWILFFVLYDFCIVCITTYAINVGLMLLSFQEGPEHKAKKH